DNA sequence from the Callospermophilus lateralis isolate mCalLat2 chromosome 2, mCalLat2.hap1, whole genome shotgun sequence genome:
TAAAATACAGATAATAACAATGTGTGCTTTATAGGGTTATTCTAAGGATTAAAAGAGATAATATAGTAAAATTTTAATATAGTGCTAATATATAGTAATCAGGCATACTAATCTCAATTATTCATTGTATGATTATATTAAAGCATTTTGTACTCTTACATATTTTTTAGCCCACCTGTCTCTATACTACTAGAATGTGAGCTTCTTTAGTTAGAGGTCACATCTTTTTCCTGCAGGGATAGGTGCACGGCCTAGCATGGAGCAGATAATTTGCTAAATGGCTGCTGAATGGAAGGAAAGTCTCACTATTTTTCTGATATTAACTCTAACTTTTTATGCTTAGTGATGAATAAATTTAATCTCATGGGTTTATGAGATTGCTCTTGatttaatttatatcttttccctCAATAGTAGTGGAAAGGAATCAGGGGAGGGAGGAATATGAATGTGTCAAAGTGAACCCCCCTATTATGTATAACCATAATGTATGAATAAAAGCATGAAAAATCATCTTAGATTCATAGATAATAATCAATGCGAAATTCatggcttttaatattttatcaaaaAGTGAATTTAATTCTTTATTAGATCTTCTACTTTTCACGTATGGCAAAATAGGACACTTTTTGCTTACTCTTTAATCTTCATGTCAGAGTTGCAATCACACACACGcgcgcccacacacacacacatgcactacAGTGAAGCTGAAATGCAAATGCTTTTGCTTCTAGGATGTTATGATTCCTCTCCTCTGAGAAATCTTGTTCTTTTGTCACAcattttgaaagaataaatattaactcTTGAGAAAGATATAAACTAGTCCTTTGAAATATCAATCTGAACAACTTCCAGTTGTATTTGTTAACCTGTGACCACATTATACATTCATGATTTTCAAAAATGCCACAAACTTTGTTCTAAACCCAGTGAGATGCTTCATTAGGGAAGGTCATGAAACTTGGCCCTGGCATGGCTGAAGAGAAAAGTGCCAGGTATATTGTATACTTCCAATGTGATTTCCAGAAATTCTATCCACATCAGTATGACACTTGCCAGTGTGGTTTGGTCTGTCCACAAATAAGAAAACCAATCTAGGGGACAGGTGGACTAGCAGAGAAGGTGGTCATAAACCCTTTCCAATAGGCAGGTGGGCTGGCTATTTCTTTAGAGGAAGTCACTCAAGAGTGTCACCAGCCCATGAGTATGAATGACAGGTGTTGACCTCTTTGGAAAGTGGTCCTGTCAGACCTAGGCAGAACTTCAGGGATCTCAGGGACGGAGCTGGAGTAGGCTGGGGAACTGACTGAGTACTCAGTCCTGCAGACGACACCACCAACATGGGGAGGCGTCCGCAGCAGGTTCACGATTGTGTCCAGGCTAGCTAAGGCAGGCTTCCTGTAGACCTGCAAGAAAGGTTCCATCCCTGCTCAGGTTTTAACTCTGGACACATGGACAGTATGGCATTCTTCCCATCTGTCTTCCCTCATCCACACACCCATCGACTCCCTCACATTCTGTTAGCCATCCAGCTCCAGCTCAAGCCACAGCAGCTGTATTGCTGTCTCCCAGGACAGCTGATTGCCTTTGAATTGGAAATATAGCAAACATGTCATGTTGCCTATAATTACAATTCAGCAATATCTGTATAAGTTCTGCTCCAAAACTCATCTCTGTTAGGTAGGAAAAACTAACATtcatttttcttagttgtagtgtTAAGCCAGATTTACTAttgaattcatttaaaataaaaatgtgttagGTATTTTATAGTTTTTCCATCTATACTAGAGAAGCAATTGAAGGTCAGATGGGTTAGGTGAATGGCCTGAGGCCACACAGCCCCCACTCTGGTACATAAGGCTTGCGATTGAGATCTATTTTTCCTTGCTTGCAGCTACATGGTGCTGAGTCTCAGAAGCACTGGAAATTCTGTTTATCCTCAATTATAGGCCCCAAGATAGAGACCTATGGGGCCCTTCACTGGATGCTGAAGAAGATACGATATAGAAGACAAAGATATACGATTACTCAGCTGTGCAGTACAAACCTAGAGTCACTAAGTTGAGTATAAATGACTTTCAGGGAGATAGATAATGAAGAGAATGAATGAGAAGACCAAGTTCAGTGGGGCGACAGAAGGCTCCTGACTGTGGATGCTCTGTCTTTCTCATCACCTACCTGGGTTGAGCCAATTCTTCATTAAAATTCCCACATGCAGTCAGGAAGATTCAGACAGCTGCTTAGGAGAAAGCAAATTGTTGAATGAAGGTTACTATAGTCTAAAAGGGTGGTCAGTGTTCAAGGACTTGTGTCCTTGAATGTAGCAGCTGATCCAAAGGAAGAGGGTTTCTTGGTACCATAAAGGGTACTATATAGTTTCTTCTCCTGATCCACAACAATCATTACCATCACCACCAAAAAATTTAAGAACACTGAAAGGAAGATGGAGGAAGGAAAAGACATAATTTAGAAATTCTATGCCAAGGGATCTCTTTATTCAACATCACCCAACCATTCATAAGAATATACCCAGGATATAAGAGAAGAAATTTAAGTACCACTAAATAATTTCTAGTGGGCAAGAGAAATCTCCAATAATATTAACTCAGAATTCATAGTAGATACTAAATTGTTGCAAGGAAAAGAGAGAATAAGGATAACAAAATACAATTCAAGTaactaaatatttattgagcacttattttATGCTGAGCCCAAGATTAGGAATCTAGCATTTAGAAATACATGAATATATAAGCAATGTCATTGAGACAAGACTGTTGTCTTATTTAAGAGTTTCTCCACAGCCCTCTTCATGTCTCTGTTCCTAAGGCTATAAATGAAGGGGTTCAACAGTGGGGTGACCACTGTGTACATAATAGAAGCAACTATGTCCTTGTTACTGTAGGTGCCAGATGAGGGGAAGAAATAAACTCCGATAATTGTGCCATAATATAGAGACACCACAGAAAGGTGGGAGCCACAGGTGGACAAGGCTTTGCAGATCCCTTTGCTAGATGGAACTTTGAGAATGGTGGCCCCAATGCGGCCATAAGAGATCAGGATGCACATGAGCGGTAGAGTGATGACTGCCACTCCCAGGGTGAAAATGACCAGTTCATTGAGGGAGGTGTCGGAGCATGAGAGTTTGAGTAAGGCAGCAAGGTCACAGAAGAAATGGGGGATGGTGTCGCCATCACAAAAGGACAGCTTGGCCAGGAGGAGGGTGTGAGACAGGGCGCTGGCACAGGACAGGATCCAAGACACCGCTACTAGCAAGGTACATAGCTCCTTTCTCATGATGATAGCATAGTGCAGGGGGTGACAGATGGCCACGTACCTATCATATGCCATTGAAGTGAGAAGGAAATTGTCCAGATCagtgaaaaatatgaaaaaatacatcTGTGCTATACATCCTGCATAAGGGATGGACTGATCCTGAGATTGCATGCTTATTAGCATCTTTGGAGCCGTGACAGATGAGAAAGAGATGTCAgtgagggccaagtggctgaggaagaagtacatgggggtgtgcaGGCGAGAGTCCAGCCTGATGAGCAGGAGGATGAGCAGGTTCCCCAGCACCGTGGTCAGGTACATGCCCAGGAACAGGGCGTAGTACATGCCTTGCTGCTCTGGCTGGATGGGGAGCCCCAGGAGGAGGAACTCGGACACACTGCTTTGGTTCTCCGTCCTCATTCTGCTCTTCTCTCTACTGGGACGGGAGGGCTGTTGAAGAAAGTAGAGCAGGCAGGATAAAACAAGAGCCATTCAAATGATGATTACTGTATACCAGTATCCATCTTCATTGCCATGTCCCTATTAAAAAATCTTCTAAAATAGAATTTGTCAACAGAGAAGAGAGTTTGTTATGGCATTACTCACCATCCAGGGAAGAGGCAATTTTGACCAAAGCGTAATTTGCAGCTGTGTCTATCAGTGAAGAAAAACCTCCATGGTCTTAGAGGAGAAATATTACGTTAAAATGGTCCCAACATCTATTCTGTTTCTATACTTTAACAAATAATCATTAGCCTTTCTCGTGCCTTCAAGTTGCGATGTATCAAACTTTTGAAATATGACTTCAAAATCCATCAATAGTCAAAGTCTGGGGCAGAAGTTTCAATAGTATATGCCTAAAGAAAACTGGGTCAAAAATTAAGCACCAAAGTTCCcaatatatataaaattgatgagaaaaaaatatcCATTGGTTAAAAGGTCACTGCtataaaaagagaaaacattattGGCAGTTCCATATTTATTATAAGTAATAAATTTGTCAGGATCTTTTAGATAATTTTCTATAACCTTCTGAGTCAATGAGTTCTCATGGCACCATGaaaacacaattcataatagaGTTTTCCTCAACTGAGGATAAAGAAAAGGGCCACTCATGTATCCTTTTCCCTTTTTTAGCTTCCTCACTGGGCTCCTAGAATCTTGATCTTTAGAACTTGCTAATAGGCCCTGTTCAAGATCTAGTTATATTTAGGGCCCCCAACTCATCAGTGTCAAGTGTCTTAAAAATGTATTTGCAGTCTTCCCCATCAACTACTATCTACCCATTAAAATACTCTAAAAACTAAGTTATTAAATCCTGTAAGACAAGTGGGAAAAAGTTCCCTTTAAGCCTCAGATCAGTTAAATGCCTACTAGAGATGCCTATAGACAGAAAGTCAATACAAGATATTACAGTTATATTATACTAGCTCTTAACTAGaggaaaatttagaaattttatatAGGTTAATGGTAGGCAAAAAATCTTTGCTTCTCCAAGTTGGTGATTTGAACATGCTCCTATCCCATACGGATGTATCATCTCCTTTTTAAACTTACTGAAAACAACTAACTTATCAGATGTGACAGTTCTGAAAATAATGACACCTGGCCCAGTTCTCAGTCTGTCCCTGATCGCTTAAATATTCTGGCTCTCCTTGGAACTGTGACTTTAAGATAAGAGCTTCCTGCCTGAGGGTTGCATGGTGTGTTGAGAAAAGCATTACAATTAGGAATAGCTCCAAATTCAGGCAGCATCACTTCATATTTGTTGAGTTCTGGGCAAGCAGCAAAACCCCATTTTTCTCATCTTTAAGTTAGAAGTAAGACACTGAGCTTAGGTCCTGagaatattctgaatattaacagAACGATAACTCAGATATCCAGTATTCTGGACTTCCCCCTCTTTCTCCATTCTCTTCTGGTTTCCCTCATGCTATAAAATGATGAAATGATGACTCCTTCCCAAAGCTGTAATTCTATCTAGTTTATGAGATTTAGGATTTTAATAAAAGCTCCTGGATCTAATTAAGCCATGCTTTGGTGTTGTTGTAGTTCTGTATTAGCTTTAAGTAAAGACCATgtagagattctcactgcaccacACTCAACCTTCTCAATACCTTAACAGCTGCTTGCTAATAATGGATATTTTCTTGATAGTGAGGGTGTGTGCTGTAGAAGGCAAAGCCCAAGTTTTTAAGCCAGACAGAAGGGATTCAAATGTTGCATCTCTTGGAACTTCAGTTTTTCCTCTGTAAAACTGGAATAATAATCCCTGCCTTTTACTGTAAGAATTAAGTAAAATGGTGTCTGTAAAACAAATCTCTCATAGGAGCTGTTCTAGATGAGGTGACATAGCTTCTATTAAATAAAGAGTATAAAGATCTCTAGGGAAGACACTCAGTGTCTTTAATGAAAACCAGGAGAAAAAAGTAACTATGTGGAAATATTCAAAATCCTCtattttagctattttgaaatacacaatacattgtagtagatctttccaAGGAGCAGGGTTTGATGTCTTTAATGAAGGTCTGAGACTACACTAAGGGTCATAGGTAAGAAATCATTAGGGTGATTCTAACAGGGAGCTGCATTATGAGTGCTTtgctaaaaaagaaatcaaagctcTATAGCCAGAAATAACTTCAAACATACATACAATAAAAGTAGGACTGCTATACAAATGATCAGGGACTTTGGAGAGAAACACTAAAGAGAACTGGGTTACACTACATACATTAAGAAGCATACATCCTGATAACCTAAAACATGAATGATGACACAATACCTCCAGCCTGGTTTGGGGGTGTGCTTGCTAATTTACATAGTCATCTGGCTGTATTCCTCCACTCCCTAAGACTTGGAGATAGAGGCATGAGCACCATTGACTAGTGATGGTTGCTATATCCTTGTCTTTAGAAAGtaggaataaaaaaattatttcagcaCAGAGAGCATAGGAAGTCTCTGGGCAcctgtacatgcacacacacctgcTACTGATGAATACCCAGTCCTGCTCTGAACTTTATGCTCAGGTTATCCTACTCCCAGAGATTTGTATTGCCTTCTCAGCTGTCTCCAGTAGACCCAGATTTTTGCATATAACTTCCGTGGCATGGACATCAAAGAGAAAAGTCATGAGCCTGGAGCTTGCTTCTCTcatttcaccagcttcagaaatGGAGAT
Encoded proteins:
- the LOC143390717 gene encoding olfactory receptor 1J4-like codes for the protein MRTENQSSVSEFLLLGLPIQPEQQGMYYALFLGMYLTTVLGNLLILLLIRLDSRLHTPMYFFLSHLALTDISFSSVTAPKMLISMQSQDQSIPYAGCIAQMYFFIFFTDLDNFLLTSMAYDRYVAICHPLHYAIIMRKELCTLLVAVSWILSCASALSHTLLLAKLSFCDGDTIPHFFCDLAALLKLSCSDTSLNELVIFTLGVAVITLPLMCILISYGRIGATILKVPSSKGICKALSTCGSHLSVVSLYYGTIIGVYFFPSSGTYSNKDIVASIMYTVVTPLLNPFIYSLRNRDMKRAVEKLLNKTTVLSQ